Below is a window of Streptomyces sp. NBC_00223 DNA.
ACGCCTCGCAGGGCAGCGTCCGGCCGGGCGCGGCAGCCGGGCCCACCGGTGGCAGCGCCGTCCCCTTCGCCGTCGGCGTCCGCCCCTATGTCTACGACGACCCGTGCAGCCAGCACTTCCTCGTCGACAGCGCACCCGAGCGGGTCGGCCCGCCGGCGAACGAGCAGGACGCGCCGCGCTGGGCCGCCGTGTACGGTGCGGTCTCCTCGGGCGAACAGCGGGTCGCCCTCACCGTCCAGGGCACGGGCGCGGACACCGTCGTCCTGGAGGCGTTGCATGTGAACGTCGACACCAAGGCCGCGCCGCTCGCCTGGAACGACTACGCGATGGGCGTCGGCTGCGGTGGCGGCGTCGGGACCAAGACCTTCGCCGTCGACCTGGACAAGGGCAGCCCCACGGTCACCGTCAGGAACGGCCAGCGCGACTTCCCGTACAAGGTGAGCGAGTCCGACCCGGAGGTCTTCTACGTCACCGCCCGCACCAAGGCGCACGACGTCCGCTGGAACCTCACCCTGGACTGGTCGAGCGGCAGCCGCCGCGGCACCGTCCGTATCGACGACAACGGAACCCCGTTCCGCACCAGCGCCGACGTCGGCCGCCCCGGCTACGACTACCCGCTGGGCGGCAGCGACTGGATCACCCGCATGGGCGGCTGACACCCCCCGGACATCGGCCCGCGTCCTTGACGGCGGACCGACGGTGGAGCCCGGACCTCACCGGGGTGCGGAGATGATGCCGTGGGTGAGGCGGCTCCAGGGGCGGTGGCGTCCGCCGCTCACCGCTGCCACGCCGGTCTCGTCGTAGCGGGAAGTGGCCAGGGACCAGGCCAGGTTGCCCGCCATCAGGTGACGCATACCGTCCACGTAGTGGCTGACGTGCTCACGGGTCTCCCGGGGAACGCCGCGCCGGGCGAGCAGGCCGGGCAGGGCGGCGGCGAGCCGGGTGAAGCGGGTCGTACGGGTGTTGGCGAGCGCGCTGATGTGCTCGACCGACTCCTCGATCGTGCAGCCCTTGTGCGCGCGGTGCACGACCACGCTGTTGTTGACGTCGCCGGCCGCCAACTCCTTGACCAGGGAGACGATGTCGTTGACGAAGATCACCACATCGCCGGTGATCTCCCGCATCTCCCGCAGGGCCGGCGAGCCGTACACCTCGTCCGGCAGGGTGTAGCCGCCGCACCGCTCGGTGAAGTCCAGGCACGGCCGCACCCCTATGGAATCCCGCCGTATGTCGAGGAACTCCTCGAACGAGGGCAGCCGGTCGGCGTTGCGCTGGTGTGCCTCTCCCTCGTGCGCGGCCAGATACGCCCGCCAGTGCTCACGGAACCGCAGCCGCCAGTTGTTCGGCATGGCGGTCGTGGACCGGAGCCAGATGTCCCGGAAGGCGCGGACGAGCGGGGTCTCCTCCTCGCCACCCGGCAGCGGGACGTCCCCGGGGCCGGGTGCACCCCACGCGTCCCTGGGGCCGCGTGCACCTAACGTGTCCCCGGCGTCCGGCGCCGGGGTCCCCTCCACCGTCATGGTGCCGACGAGCGAGTCCACCACGCGCCGGATCTCCTCCGGCCGGGTGCCGAGACCCCCGTCGAACTGGTCGTCGAAGATGAAGAACCAGGCGTTGAAGTCGGCGGCCAGCTCCAAGCCGGAGGCGGTGGCGTCGGGGTAGAAGTACGCCATCAGCCGCTCCAGCCGCAGAGCGTCGTATTCAGCCGCGGCGATGTCCCCGGTGAGCAGGCCCATGCCCTGCACCCACTGCAGAGTGTGCCGCCTGGCACGCTCCGCGTGCAGGTTCAGCCGTGGGGGGAAGGGGATCCTGACAGCCGCGGCGCGCCGGGTGGGGTCGAGGGGAAGGCCGGGGCCGGAAGCGGTCTCGTCTGACATTCGCCCTCCAGGATGCCGCGAAGCGCCCGGCCGCCTGTGGCGGTGCGGGCCCGAGGTGTTCCGGGTGCCGTTCAGAAAGCGTAGGGGCAGCTTCCGCCGGGAGACCCCGGCCGATGGGCGGCGCCAGATGCGCGACCGGCGCACGCGACGGATTGTGCGCCCCCTGGGGGTTCCGGCCGCCGGGAGCATAGCGGCTCCGTCCCCGCCGCGGGCCGAGTCGGCGCGGGCCGGGAGAGAAAGCTCCGAAGCGGACCTCACCTCGTGCTCGCGTGCGTACGCTGTGCGTATCCAGAGTGCAGGCGAGCGGGGACACCACGCTTTCGAGGGAAGTACATGTCTTTCACCGGAGACCAACCGCCTTGGCGGACGGGGCTGCTGCTGGAGCGCGAGCGGGAAACCGCCGCGGTGGAATCCCTGTTGGCCGATCTGAGCGGGCCGTCCCAGGGGCCGGCCGTGATCGGCACCGGCGGACTGCTCGTCTTCGCCGGGTCGGCCGGTCTCGGCAAGACCACCCTTCTCAACGAGGTGCGCAGAAGGGCCATGGCCCGCGGCTGCACAGTGCTGTCCGCGCGGGCCGGGGAGCAGGAGCAGGGTGTCGCTTTCCAGGTGGTGCGCCACCTCGTGCAGCCGCTGCTCGCCACCGGCACCGAGGAGGAGCACCGCGAGGCGCTGGGGAACTGGTACGACATCGTCGCACCCGCCGTGGGCCTGGTGGCGGCTTCGAACGGTTCCCCCGACCCGCAGGGAGTGCGGGACGGCCTGGACTGGATCGTCACCCGGTTCGCCGTACAGCGCGCCCCTCTGGTGGTGATGCTGGACGACGCCCACTGGGCCGACGCCGAGTCCCTCGCCTGGCTCACCGGCTTCGCGCCGCGGGTCACCGAACTGCCGATGCTGCTCGTCGTCGCCTACCGCCCCGACGAACTGCCGCGCGACGCCATGGCGTTCGGCAGGCTGGCGGTCCGGCACGGGTCGCGTCCCCTGGACCTCGCGCCGCTCACGCCGGGCGCCGTCAGCCGTATCGTCCGGGACACCTTGGGCGAGGACGCCGACGAGGCGTTCTGCCGGGAGACCTGGGCGGTCACCGGAGGCAATCCCTTCGAAGCCGTCGAACTCGCCGCCAGGGTCGCCGACCGCGGACTCAAGCCCCAGGTCGCCCACCTGCCCGAACTGCGGGAGCTGGCCTCCGCGGTGAAGGGCGGCGGTCTGGTCGAGCGGCTGGAACGGCTGGGCACCTCCGCGGTCCGCTTCGCCTGGAGTGTCGCGGTGCTGGGCGCCGAGGCGTCCCGCAGCAGGGCGGCGAGCGTCGGCGGACTGGGCGAGGCCGAATCCGCCGACGCGGTCACCCGGCTGCGCGAGGCCCGTATCCTCGCCGAGCCGCCCCGCGACGGGCACGAAGAGGCCGACGGCCGCCTTGAGTTCTTCCACCCGCTGGTCTCCACCGCCGTCTACCGGGCGATTCCGGTGGCCTTTCGGGTCGCCATGCACGGCCAGGCCGCCGAGGTCGTCTCCCAGGCGGGTCTCGGCCCCACCGCGGCCGCCCGTCACCTGCTGGAGACCCACCCCGAGGGTGACCCATGGCTGGTGCAGCAACTGTGCGCGGCCGCCCGCGAGTACCAGCGGGCGGGTGCTCCCGACGCCGCCCGGCGCTGCCTGGCACGGGCGCTGCGTGAACCACCGGCCATGGAGGACCGCGCCCAGGTGCTGTTCGAGCTGGGCTGCTCCGCTCTGCTGACGGAGCCCGCGATCACCGTCAACTACCTGCGGGCCGCGCTGGACGAACCCGTCCTCACCCCCGACCTGCGCGAGGCGATCGTCTACCGGCTGGCGCAGGCGCTCGGTCACTCCGACCGGATGGCGGAGGCGGCCCAGACGGTCGCGGAAGCCGCCCGCTCGGCCGCCGACGTCAAGACCCGGCTGCACCTTCAGGCCGAGCAGTTCATGTGGAACGCCTTCCGGGCGGACGAGCGGGACTCGACCGCCCGCTCGCGCAAACTCGCCCGGCTCGCGGACCACTTGGCCGGTCAGGGCACCGCCGAGCTGGCCGGTCAGGGCACCGCCGAGCGCTACATCATGGGGCTGCGGGCCTGGGACGCGATGGTACGCGGCGAGCCCGCGGCCACGGCGCTGCACTGGGCGGAGCAGGCCCTCGGCGACGGCCTGCCGTGGACCGACGAGCTCTGGGGCTTCGAGGTGCCGATCCTGGTGGCCCTCACCTTCATGTACTGCGACCAGCCGGGACGGGCCGAGCAGCTCTTCCACCAGGGCATCGCGGAATGCCAGGACAAGGGCTGGCGCGGCGCGCATCTGTCCTTCGGCTACACGCTGCTGGGCTACATCCGCTTCCGCCGCGGGCGCCTGAACTCCGCCGAGGCCATGGTCCGCGACGGTCTGCGGATCGCCGACCGGGTCGGGCGCCAGGTGCCCGCGCAGTATTTCGCGCTCGGCATCCTCATCGAGATCCTGCTCGCCCGGGGCCGCGCCGAGGAGGCGCAGGAACTCGCCACGTCCTATCGGTACGGCGACATCACGCCCAGCGCCGTGGTCTACCCGGACGCGCAGACCGTCCACAGCGAGCTGCTGCTCGCCCTCGGCCGTCACCGCGAGGCCGAACAGCAGCTCGTCCGGGTCGGCGAACGCCTCGACGCCCGTGGCATGCGCAACCCCGCCTGGTGCCCCTGGCCGCTCCGGCTGGCCCTGGCCAAA
It encodes the following:
- a CDS encoding isoafricanol synthase, whose protein sequence is MSDETASGPGLPLDPTRRAAAVRIPFPPRLNLHAERARRHTLQWVQGMGLLTGDIAAAEYDALRLERLMAYFYPDATASGLELAADFNAWFFIFDDQFDGGLGTRPEEIRRVVDSLVGTMTVEGTPAPDAGDTLGARGPRDAWGAPGPGDVPLPGGEEETPLVRAFRDIWLRSTTAMPNNWRLRFREHWRAYLAAHEGEAHQRNADRLPSFEEFLDIRRDSIGVRPCLDFTERCGGYTLPDEVYGSPALREMREITGDVVIFVNDIVSLVKELAAGDVNNSVVVHRAHKGCTIEESVEHISALANTRTTRFTRLAAALPGLLARRGVPRETREHVSHYVDGMRHLMAGNLAWSLATSRYDETGVAAVSGGRHRPWSRLTHGIISAPR
- a CDS encoding ATP-binding protein, translating into MSFTGDQPPWRTGLLLERERETAAVESLLADLSGPSQGPAVIGTGGLLVFAGSAGLGKTTLLNEVRRRAMARGCTVLSARAGEQEQGVAFQVVRHLVQPLLATGTEEEHREALGNWYDIVAPAVGLVAASNGSPDPQGVRDGLDWIVTRFAVQRAPLVVMLDDAHWADAESLAWLTGFAPRVTELPMLLVVAYRPDELPRDAMAFGRLAVRHGSRPLDLAPLTPGAVSRIVRDTLGEDADEAFCRETWAVTGGNPFEAVELAARVADRGLKPQVAHLPELRELASAVKGGGLVERLERLGTSAVRFAWSVAVLGAEASRSRAASVGGLGEAESADAVTRLREARILAEPPRDGHEEADGRLEFFHPLVSTAVYRAIPVAFRVAMHGQAAEVVSQAGLGPTAAARHLLETHPEGDPWLVQQLCAAAREYQRAGAPDAARRCLARALREPPAMEDRAQVLFELGCSALLTEPAITVNYLRAALDEPVLTPDLREAIVYRLAQALGHSDRMAEAAQTVAEAARSAADVKTRLHLQAEQFMWNAFRADERDSTARSRKLARLADHLAGQGTAELAGQGTAERYIMGLRAWDAMVRGEPAATALHWAEQALGDGLPWTDELWGFEVPILVALTFMYCDQPGRAEQLFHQGIAECQDKGWRGAHLSFGYTLLGYIRFRRGRLNSAEAMVRDGLRIADRVGRQVPAQYFALGILIEILLARGRAEEAQELATSYRYGDITPSAVVYPDAQTVHSELLLALGRHREAEQQLVRVGERLDARGMRNPAWCPWPLRLALAKEVTDPERAAAAAEEGVLRARRFGTQSAIGQALHALAAVTPVTRRAGLLAEAVGHLERSPSGYDLARALVDHGVALRHTGLPQPAAEQLHRGLERAVQCGADGLAARAREELDATGLWPLHPRTAEADSLTVQERTVAEWAVGGRSVAQMAEELGTSDTVVTRLLSDIYLKVGCDHAGLPRLIAGTDVRVP